GGGAGCATACAGGCCGTATTTGACCGACGAGCAACGCCGCCAGCCGGGATGCCCCGCCCGGGACTTATGTGACGAATCACTGTTACGGGACACTAGGTTCCGGCGAGCCTTCGAAACGCTACCGTGCATGACAGTCTCCTTTGGGGTGCCCGCGCGGACCCGCCAATTGACCGCAGGAATTTCTGCTATGCAGAACTGGTTCTATTTGTGACGGCTGGCTACGGAGTCTACTCATGCGTACCGAGAGTGTCAACAGCTTGCCCGCGAAATGTTTGCGTGAAATGCCCGCGAACAGTCCAAAGATGTGTCTGTCTCCTGCGTGCGAGACCGAATGGGAGCAAAGCTGCTCCCCTGAGCGCTGTCGGAACGGAGACCCCCGTCAGCTCGCACCGGGGCGGCCGGCGTGGGCCTCGGTGCGGTCCAGCATTCACAGCGTGGATCCGAGGCCGGCCGGTATCGCGAACGCGAGCTGATGCAGGCCTCCTCGTGGCTGGAAGAGGGACGCCAGTCGAGGCAGCCAGTCACGATTGGCGTCAGGCGTGAACTGCGGCGAGTTCAGCTCGACGCCATTGATCGTCGGCACGTGGGCCGCGAACAGGGCGGCATGAATGGCCGCCAGGCCAGGGTTCGTCAGGTCCTGCATGGCGAGCAGAAGCTTGTGTTGGGCCGCCCATGCCGCAACGACCAGCGAGAAGCTGTGTCCCTTGCAGGTCTTGACGGCGAGACCGCTCCACCCCTGCTCGACAGCCGCCGGAAGCACGTCGCCGCCGACGAGGCCTTCATCCAACAGGACAGGCTTGAGCCGTGCCACCTTGCGCCAATCGAAGGCGTGGCGGCGGATGTCGCGACCGGTCGGCTGCTCGAGATACGCGACGGCCTGGAACGCCTCGGGATCGGCCCCACGAAGCCGCTCGAGATAGTCGACGACGCTGTCCGCGTCCGGGTTGCCTTCATTGCTGTCGAGCGACAGCCTGGGACGTCCGCGACTGAGCGCCTTGGCTGTTCGAAAGATCTCGACCGTGCGAGCCACGTCCGCCGCGCTGTCCTTTCCGGAGAGCTTCAGCTTGAAGCAACCGTAGCCCCCTGCGCGCACGATCGGCAGCACCTCGGCCGTCAGGGAGTCGTGTGCGCCGACGATCCACCAGGCGGAAGCGCTGTGACCGGCTCGCGGACGATGCGCTGGATGGCTCGACAGGCGCCGGTCTTCGGAAAGTAGCGGTCTGCGGTGGGGATGGGGACTGGCTCGGTGTAGAGCTGGAATGCCGAGCGACCCAGGGCGATGCCGGCAGCGTCGTGTATGGCGGCATCGAACGGGCTGGCGCACATCAGCCGGGCGAGCACCGGCGGATGATCCGCTGCCCACATGGCACCATGCAGGCGGAGGCCGAGCTCCAAGGGATGTTCCGCCTCGCCCCCGCAGAGCGAACCGAGGCCTCCTGCAATGGTTTCGCAGAGACGGCGGAGCGCTGCGTTCTTTTCTGCGTGCGAGAGCGACGCATCGGGCCAGGCCCAGAGATCGCTCAAATAGATGGAGGCACGGCCCGTAGCCTCCTTCCCCGCGACGATGACGCGGACCGCGACGCGAGCTTCCGTCAGCTTCGTGATCGGTCCGTTGCTCAATTGAAGCGGTCTGGCAAGTGCTCGCTCGAGGAACTCGACATCGGCATGCAGGAGCTCGGTGTTCATGTCGGTGGGATCGATGGCCCAAAGACCTTAACATGAGGGCAATCTCGCGGAGTGGAAGAGCGTCCGGCGAGTGAGGTCGCCGCCGGAGCTGCTGGTTGGCGAGCGACCACCGCTATCTGCTCGACACCGTGGCTCGTTCTCCGCAAGTCTTCGCCGCAACGGCCTCTTACCCGACGTCGTGTCCAAGGACGCCCGTCTGCTCGAGCGCATGCGACTGTCGGCGGCGGGCATCCGTGCCGTTCGGCTGGTCGGCGGCAGTCTTGAACGCCGAGGGAAGGACTGGATGGCCGTCGATGATCCGGTCCTCAGCGGGCTGCCCGCCGGCTCGTGACCATACAATAGTCACGCCGATAATGGTAGTTGAAACAACCATTGTCTGAGATACCATTGTGCCGATGCGCAAGCCGGACATCCTCTGGAATCGCGACGCCGAGTGGACCGACCTCGCGACGGTCGCCACCGACCCCAGGCCCGGCGCCACGCTGGCACTACTCTACGGGCGGCGGCGGCAGGGCAAGACGCTCATGCTGGAGCTGCTCACCGAGGCAACCGGCGGCTTCATGTTCACCGGCCTCCAGCAGTCAGCCACACAGCAGCTGGCGGGTCTTGGCGAAGCCTACGCTCGCTTCCGGAGGCTGCCAACACGAAGCGCGTTCGCGGACTGGCGGACGGCGATCGACGCCCTGCTCGCCCTGGGCGACGGCGTCAAGGCACCGGTCCCGGTCGTGCTCGACGAGTTCGGCTACCTGCTCGAGGCATCCCGCGAGCTCGCGTCGGTCATTCAGAACGGCCTCAGCCCGCGTGGTACCGCGCGTCGGCGTGGCCGCACTCGGTTGATTCTTTGTGGCAGCGCCTTGACAACGATGCGCAGTCTCCTCACGGGGAGCGCGCCGCTGCGGGGCAGGGCCAGCGCGGAGATCATGCTCAATCCCTTGGACTACCGCGCCGCGGCCGGTCTCTGGGGACTCGCGGGGCAGCCGGCGCTCGCCTTCCGCGTACATGCGCTCCTCGGCGGCACGCCCGCGTATCCTGAGATGGCCGGTGCCGCCCCAACGACCCTCGCCGCTTTTGACCGTTGGGTTCAGCAACGTCTGCTCCACCCGTCGAGCGCGCTCTTCCGCGAAGGCAACGTGCTGCTGCAGGAGGAGCCCGAGATCACCGACCGGCTCACCTGCCACGCGGTCCTGGCCGCGCTGAGCCAGGGCCGCACGCGCCGTGGGGAGATCGCCGCCGCGCTCGGGCGGCCGGATTCCAGCCTGACTCATCCGCTCGTTGCCCTGGAACAGGTCCAGCTCGTCGAGAAGGTGGAGGATGCGTTTCGGCAGAAGCGAAGTATTTATCGAATCCGCGAACCGATCATCCGTACGCACCAGTTGATCCTTCGCCCCAACGAGGCGCGTCTCGTCGCGCGAGCCTCGGCACGGGTGTGGGCGGACGCTCGAGAGACGGTCGTCTCCCTCATTTATGGCCCCCACCTGGAGGATCTGGCGCGAATCTGGTGCATGCACCATGCCGCCGAAGCGACCGTCGGTGGTGTCGCGACCAAGGTGCGGCCGGCCGTTCTCGCCTGCCGCGACCACCGGCGGGGACACCAACTCGATCTGGTCGTCACCGACGGCCGGCCTGGCAAAGGCGAACGGATCATCGCGATCGGCGAAGCCAAGGCCCACGGACGAGCCCTGGCCATCGAGGAGCTGAAGCGGCTCGATCATCTCCGCGCTCTCCTGCCGCCTAGCCAGGTCACGGTCCCGCCGCGTCTGATTCTGGTGTCCACGGCCGGAGTCGCGCGCGACCTCCGTGCCGAAGCGCAGCGTCGAGGTGACGTCGAGCTCGTCGACCTCGACCGCCTGTACGCCGGGCAGTGAGGGTTCGGCATGTCCGTGCGCGACAGGCGGTGGCGGTCGACGCGCTGAAGTCGCCCGCCTGCAGCTCCCGTCGCTGCCGCATCGCAGCAAGCCGGAACGACGGCGTCGTCTTCTCGCTGCCCCTGAGGAGCGGACAGAGGTCAATATGGATCCTCCGGAAGCGGTAGGCCCGACAAAGTGGCGGAAAACGCTTGCGCGTCTCTCGACCTGTCGGCCACGAGCGAGACCCAGCACGCGGGCGACCAGCGCACGGACACTGATGACAGCGACTCCGGCAAATCGAGCATGCCATACGGCACGTCAGTCTTGAAACCAGACATGTTGTTTCGCTACAGATGCATGACAAGGCCAAAGCTGTAGCCTGTCAACAGCTATAGTGAAGGCTCGGCTGTTCCGAAGTTGGCGCGACGCGATCGAGACCGCGGTGCGCGGATCGCGACCGGGAAGAGCGACGGGTATTGCTGTGTCAAACATGATTTGACAGAGCGAGGCCACGCATGCCATGGTGACGCCTGCCAGCCCGACGGTCGGGCTTTGGCCTTCTGGGAGAGCCCGATGACTCGCGCCATGGCCGCACGGCTGCTCGCGACACTGCTCCTGGCGACGACGCCGCTCACGACGGGACAGATCGCAGCTTCCTCGGGTGCCGCGCCCGGCCGCGCGCGCAACGTCGCACCGCTGTCCCCGGCGTCGCTGCCCTGGTACATGCGCGAGACCGCGATGACGGAGGAGGGCCGGCTCACCTTCCTGACCAAGCCCTGGTGGCCGAAAGCGCAGGCCCTGGCCGACGGCGAGCGCTTCACGCTGGACCTCGACGGCAACGGCCGGCCGGAGACGATCGTCACCCGTCAGAACGGGCACATCGTCGAGGCGATCGACGACTCGGGGCGCGCCGAGGAGATCTGGAACAGGGCGAGCACCGCCTATCTCGTGAGCTTCAAGGGCACCGGTCTCGTGGACCGGCTGGTCGACTACATCGACAATGACGACGACGGCCGGGCCGACGAGATGGAGCTGCGGTACTACCGCGACGGGTACCTGCGCTACGCCTGGTTCGGCGAGAACTATGACGACGACGGCGCACAGATCTTCGGGCTGAAGGAGTGGTCGTACGCCGGCGAGGAGGGGATCAACAGGTTTCGCGGCAACCTGCAGATCTTTCTAAACAAGTACGATCCGGTGACGAAAGAGTGGCTACCGCTCTCGGAGTGTCCCTTTGCGTTCTGGGACGACGATGGTGACGGACATGGCGATACGGTGCTGCGCGTGAGCGCGGCGCCGCTCGCCAGCCTGACGGGCCCCGATACCGACTACGCGAACAACTACGACTACATGTGGGCACCACAGGCCACGCCGCTCGGCGAGCTCGGCAACGTGAACGTGCGCCTGAGCTTCAATCTCGATGTCGAGCCGCGGCCGGAGGGAGTCGACGCGCCGCACTATACGTTCGGATTCACCATGGTGGGACGTGCGCCGTACGACTATCCCGACATGACCTACACGAATCCGCGTCGTCGCCCGCCGCAAACGGTGCGGCGCATCGCGTGGAAGCGGGGCATCGCCGTCGGCCTGCGCTATCCCGCACAGGAAACGGGGTTCACCTGGGATGAGTCGCGCTCGGTGCGGCGATGGGAGGGACAGTTCTGGATCTACGAGCGCGTCTATCTTTCCAACACCGGCGGCCCAACCACGCGCTGGAACATGCGCCGCGAGTATTCTCCGACGCCGTCGTCGGCGCGTGCGATCTACTACTCGGACGCTGACAAGCGCTATCACCTGTTCGGCGCGACGGAAGGATGGCTCGAAGCCGGATATCTCGTGGAGCCGCGCAAGGATCTCGAATTCCGCTGGTTCGACACCGATCGCGACGGCTATCTGGACACCGTGCAGGTGTTCCTGCCCGACCGTCCCACGCCCGTGCGTGTCGCGCGGTTCACGCCGCGGGCACGGCGAGTGCCGCTCGATCGGGAGGCCTTGACACGCGAGTACCACGAGCGCGTGCTCCCGAGGGCCATCGAGGAGAACCGCCAGATCATCGCGGCGCTGAAGAACGTGGCGCGCTCGCCGGCCGCCACCGCCTACGAGGCCGAGGCCGCGCGCGCTTCGCACCCGGAGCGCATCCGCTACTGTCTCGACATCGCGCGTGAGCTCCACTATCTCGCGGTACGCGACGCCCTGTACGCGCGGGCGGCGGCCGGTCCGTATCCGTCGCGGGAGCGAGATGGCCGGAAAAGGCGCAGCATGGACCCCGGCTCCCTGGAGACCGGCTACTCGATGGGCGACAGCCTGCGCTTCTGGAGGATGACGAAGGAGATCGAGGCGTTCAGCCAGCGCTACGACGAAGGCCGCTACGTGGAGGCGGCGCGAGCGCTCGACGCGCTCGCGTCCGCGCTGCCAGTCCGTTAGAAACGGACGCCTCGGCGAGGTGTCCCTACCATTGAACCCACGCCTCGGGCGAGGCGTCCCCTACCGTGTGGTAGGGCGCGTTCGCCGAACGCGCCGTGAAAAAGGAACCGGGGACCTTTTCCGCGACCAAGGAGGGAGGTCCTTCTCTGGGTATCGTTCGTCCCGGAAAAGGTCCCCGGTTCCTTTTTCACGCTAGAACGTCAGCTTCAGGCCAAACTGCAGGATCCGCGGAGCCGCGGCCGAGAAGACAGTGCCAGCCGTCGCGGTGTCGATGAACGCAGCCGGCCTGCCGTAGTTCGCGTGGTTGAACAGGTTGAACGCCTCCGCACGGAACTGCAGCGCGGCCCGCCCAACGAGCCGCTGCGTCCTCGACAGCACGAGGTCCACGTTGACGTAATTGTCGGCGCGCAGGATGTTGCGGCCGGAGTCGCCGAACGTGAATGCGGCCGGCACCTCGAAATCGGCCGGGTTGAACCACTGAGCCACCGTGGGCTCGTCACGGCCCCCTGAGCCGATACGGTTAGGCCGCTGGGGCGTCCCCGTGTTCGCCTGATCCACGCTGATGCGCGGCGTGAACGGCAGCCCGCTCCGCACCTGCACGATCGTGCCCACCTGCCACCCGCCGAGCAGCGCGCCCGCTACGCCCTCCGAGAGCCAGGGCTTGTCGGGACCGAACGGCAGCTCGTACAACCCGCTGAACACGAAGTTGTGCGTGACATCGAAGTCCGAGACCGCCCATTCCGCGTCGAAGTCCCGCGGGTTCTGCACCGCGCCGCCGATATCGGAGCTGACATCGTCCATGGACTTGGCGTAGGCGTATGACGCGAGAAACGACAGGCCCGCCGACAGCCGCCGCTCGACCTTGGCCTGCAGCGCGTGATACGTGCTGCGGCCGCCATCGTCACGCAGGATGCCCCGGCCGAAGCGCGGGAACGGGCGCCGCGTCTGGATGTCACCGGGGCCGGGCTCCGGCTGATTGAACCACACATCGCGCTCGAGATGCTTACCGCGCTTGCCCAAGTAGGAGATCTCGACGGCCATGTCGTCGAGCAACTCGCGCTGGACGGTCACGTTCCAGGTCTCTTCGTCGGGCGATCGTTGATCCAGCGGGCGCGCGTCGATGATCGGCGGCGAGGCAGCTGACGGCGGCTGCGCCGCGAAGAACTCCGCGAGCGAGCGGTTCGGGATAGGCGTGTCGTTGCTCGCGGCCTCGTCGAACAGGAAGGGCGGATTGATCACGCCGCCCGTGCGCCCGTTGGCGTTCACCGGCTCGTAGAACACACCGTACCCGCCGCGCAGCACGGTGCGGCCGTCGCCGAACAGGCGCCAGGCGGCGCTCACGCGCGGCGCGACGTTGTTCAGGTCGTTCGACTGGATCCGGCGGGGCAGGCCGAGCTCGTCGGTCGTCACGTATGCGCCAGGCAGCGCGTCGTACGCGGCGCGGGCGATCTTCTGGCCGTCCAGGTTCACGGGCGACGACAGGATCACCTGGCCGCGGCTGATATCGAACAGCGACAGCTGGTTGTCGTAGCCGAGCGGCCACGGATTGTACTCGTAGCGCAACCCGAGGTTGATCGTCAGGTCGTTCGAGACGCGCCAGTCGTCCTGGACGAACGCGTGCAGGTTGGTGAAGCGGTTACCGAACCGCTCGCGCGGGAACGACCGCTGGGCCGAGCCGGGCAGGCCCAGCAGGAAATCGGCGAAGGCCGATCCGGATCCGCTGACCGACGGGGCGCGCGTGTACGCGCCTGTGAAGCTGAACAATCCACTGTTGTACGCAGCGTTGAAGTTGCTGTTGTCCTGATACCGGTAGTCGAGGCCGGCCTTCCAGGTGTGGTTGCCGGCGAACCAGGAGATCGTCTGAATCAGCTGGTAGATGTCGTTGGTGTTGTTGAGTGGCCTGAAGGTGCGCCCGTCGATGCCCGCGAAGCCGATGATCCCGATCTGCGGGAACCGCGGGAGCTCCTCGGTCGTGCGCTCGAAGCCGCCGATGCCGGCGGCCTGCGTGTGGTTCGTGCCGAGGCCAGGGGCACCCTCGAGCGTGTATTCGCGGTTGTAGCCGAACCGCGTCTCGGAAAGCATGGCCGGGCCTAGCGTGCGCGTGTAGCTGGCAGCGGCGTTCTGAAACCGCGACGTGAGCGTCTGGCCGATGAGCGCCGGAAGGGCCGCCGGCGTGAACGTCTCGACGTCGACGAGTGTGTAGCGTCCGAATAGACTGCTGCCTCCGCCGAGCGCCTTGTCGACGCGCAGCGTGAGCTGATCGTTGTCGTCGCGCGTGCTCGGCGAGTGCACGAAGCGCTGCCCGTCAGGTGTGTTCGGCTCGGGCAGAAACTGGAGGAAGTAGGCGGCCTGCGGCGCGATGCGGTCGGCCGGGATGCGGTTATCCGGGAA
This DNA window, taken from Luteitalea sp., encodes the following:
- a CDS encoding TonB-dependent receptor plug domain-containing protein translates to MGWAIRLLLVLPALPLASGAVLAQSTDATLLGTVYDPSGTVLPGVTITVTNVRTNATWTVVTGDAGGYEVRALQPSGYTLAAELAGFKKQVLTGLVLQVNQAARVDVTLQLGDIVESVAVEAKAPLVQSTTGALGQVIDNRKIVELPLNGRNFTQLATLTPGVTASGPLGTGRASSVAVSGSRATKTEFLLDGVSTTGPINGGTGVLPSVDALQEFKVQTSAFAAEFGRSPGLVNISIKSGTNELNGGAYGFFRNDVFDARQTFALEKPPLDRRQFGTLLGGPIRRNSLFFFANYEGLRERRGVTYNLVVPTAAQRQGDFGATPIFDPATTVVEGSSFRRATFPDNRIPADRIAPQAAYFLQFLPEPNTPDGQRFVHSPSTRDDNDQLTLRVDKALGGGSSLFGRYTLVDVETFTPAALPALIGQTLTSRFQNAAASYTRTLGPAMLSETRFGYNREYTLEGAPGLGTNHTQAAGIGGFERTTEELPRFPQIGIIGFAGIDGRTFRPLNNTNDIYQLIQTISWFAGNHTWKAGLDYRYQDNSNFNAAYNSGLFSFTGAYTRAPSVSGSGSAFADFLLGLPGSAQRSFPRERFGNRFTNLHAFVQDDWRVSNDLTINLGLRYEYNPWPLGYDNQLSLFDISRGQVILSSPVNLDGQKIARAAYDALPGAYVTTDELGLPRRIQSNDLNNVAPRVSAAWRLFGDGRTVLRGGYGVFYEPVNANGRTGGVINPPFLFDEAASNDTPIPNRSLAEFFAAQPPSAASPPIIDARPLDQRSPDEETWNVTVQRELLDDMAVEISYLGKRGKHLERDVWFNQPEPGPGDIQTRRPFPRFGRGILRDDGGRSTYHALQAKVERRLSAGLSFLASYAYAKSMDDVSSDIGGAVQNPRDFDAEWAVSDFDVTHNFVFSGLYELPFGPDKPWLSEGVAGALLGGWQVGTIVQVRSGLPFTPRISVDQANTGTPQRPNRIGSGGRDEPTVAQWFNPADFEVPAAFTFGDSGRNILRADNYVNVDLVLSRTQRLVGRAALQFRAEAFNLFNHANYGRPAAFIDTATAGTVFSAAAPRILQFGLKLTF
- a CDS encoding ATP-binding protein; its protein translation is MRKPDILWNRDAEWTDLATVATDPRPGATLALLYGRRRQGKTLMLELLTEATGGFMFTGLQQSATQQLAGLGEAYARFRRLPTRSAFADWRTAIDALLALGDGVKAPVPVVLDEFGYLLEASRELASVIQNGLSPRGTARRRGRTRLILCGSALTTMRSLLTGSAPLRGRASAEIMLNPLDYRAAAGLWGLAGQPALAFRVHALLGGTPAYPEMAGAAPTTLAAFDRWVQQRLLHPSSALFREGNVLLQEEPEITDRLTCHAVLAALSQGRTRRGEIAAALGRPDSSLTHPLVALEQVQLVEKVEDAFRQKRSIYRIREPIIRTHQLILRPNEARLVARASARVWADARETVVSLIYGPHLEDLARIWCMHHAAEATVGGVATKVRPAVLACRDHRRGHQLDLVVTDGRPGKGERIIAIGEAKAHGRALAIEELKRLDHLRALLPPSQVTVPPRLILVSTAGVARDLRAEAQRRGDVELVDLDRLYAGQ